The genomic window GGGCAGTACCGCGTAAAGGTTTTAAATGCACCAGGTTAAGGTTAGTCATTACGGGTAGATTGCGCGCGAATTCATGATAAGGCTCAATTTTGATTAATCCTACGGTAATGTCAGGGCTACGCCGTAGAATATTAAATAACCCCATGCGAAATTGGCGCGCAAAACGCTCATTGATAATTTCCAGCGATTGCAGTCGCTCGCGAACAGCACGTCGTTGAGTATTCGGATTATAAGGATGGATATCCATTTCAGCTGTAGATGCTTTTTTCTCTCCACCGGTAACCGTATTATCAGTTGGCGCATCATTTAGCAGGGCATCAATCTCTGTTTGTGAAAGAAAGTTATCGCTCATATGATTTATCGTAAAATAAACGTGGTGAATAACACATCGGTAATAATTTGCTCAGACTCTTCTAATTCAAAAGTCGGTTTTAATACCTGCTTAATTTCAGACATAAGATGAACTTTGCCTGTATCTGTTGCCAAATCAGCGGCGTTTTGGCGAGATAACAATAACAATATACGGCTGCGCACCTCAGGCATAAAATCATGAAGGCGTTTACGGGTTTCTTCACTGGTCAGGCGTAATGTAATATCAATATATAACACGCGATCGCGTTTCTCATCGTCGATTAGATTAACCGTAAAGGGTTCTAGTGACATGAATACCGGTAGCACCAGACTTCTTTTTTCCGGTTGATGCTCATCTTGCTCTTTTGCTTGCAATAGCCACCAACTATAGCCAGCAATAAAACAGCTTAATAGTGTGAATAACGCCATAATGGTTAACAGCATCCCACTTATGCGTTTTCCTTGATGTTGCGACTTAGACATAGACAGGTAATTCCTTT from Arsenophonus sp. aPb includes these protein-coding regions:
- the fliL gene encoding flagellar basal body-associated protein FliL; translated protein: MSKSQHQGKRISGMLLTIMALFTLLSCFIAGYSWWLLQAKEQDEHQPEKRSLVLPVFMSLEPFTVNLIDDEKRDRVLYIDITLRLTSEETRKRLHDFMPEVRSRILLLLSRQNAADLATDTGKVHLMSEIKQVLKPTFELEESEQIITDVLFTTFILR